The Cicer arietinum cultivar CDC Frontier isolate Library 1 chromosome 1, Cicar.CDCFrontier_v2.0, whole genome shotgun sequence genome contains the following window.
atttcacattttttattttttgaaaaaattgaaacataaGTACGTTccaaacttttcaaattttgaaaagaaaaaagagtgaAGTGTGGATCTTAAGAAAGCAAAAAAATTATGCTAGCGTCGATGTAGATTAAGTCGTTGTTACACTATAAGTTttcttaaaaaagaaatatgagaAGAAACGTTAGTTTTATTattctatataattttttttttgaaaaatttggatttctaaattctaatgtttatgaaaaaataagcaacataaattttaatgtttacTCTTTATTGGATCTCAACTTTTAAATCGATAAATTATCGGATGTATAAATTTGGTGTAAGTATCCGGTAGGCACCAACACAAAAGCATTGTCACCTTTCTTACTAAACATTTCTTCTTTAACATTCAACTTTAAATTCTTTacctatttttatatttttggaatTCAAAAACCCCATTCTTCTATCATTGACATTACGAATTCTATTTATATTTCTTGTAAAGGTAATGTAGCTCTAAAACATTCCTCATTGTCATTTTGATTGTTAAagtttttgaagttttgtaCTTGATTGTACCGAATTCTGGGATATGGTAgtgtatatttcaaaaatttaacaTTATCTGATTTatacatccaataagtgttaATGTGGTctaaaattatctattttatacataattgagttttaatttgtgttaaatATTTGTAGTTAGTTATGGCTAAGGCTGTCCAAACATTAGCTGGTAGTCGATTTGAAACTTGAGTCTGAAGTTGAACCAAAACTTGAGCTTGCAATTGAAGAAATATATGAACCTGTACCTGGCTTGAAGTTGAAGGAAACAATTGATTTGAAATTGAATATTGCAAAACAAGTTATGATTGACATTGATGTATGAATCTAGTAGTATATAGAAGTGTTATATTTCAAGTGAAATACATTACTGGATGCCAGGATCCGGTGGTGTATATTAATTATGGGATGTATGAATTTAGTAATACATTGAAGTGTTATTTTTCAAGTGACATCggtataatttgttttttttatgtaaattaaCTACTAGAAGTGTGAATCCGATAggatattgatatattttttcgtCAAGTAAAATACACTTTTATACAATTTGTGTGGTTCATACTTAACCTTAATTTGTGGGGTCAATAGTGCATATACAGTTATATAAATACCAATTTTTTGGGTCATTACGGATCTTaaacttctttttttaattataattttagacaTGATTCAAGAATGTGTTGAAGTTTATTTCGAGCATTTAAAATTTCCAATAAACATTTGAAATTTGTAACCGCGGTACTCCATCAGAGCTGAAGAGTCATGTTAATTGCATATTTAGAATGATTGATGACACCACTACAAAGgtaattaatatatcatatcatTGCCCTTACATCAACAAATGATTGTCGATAGCTAACATAAACTACTTTAAACTACAACAACAATATAAACTACTTATATATCACTATAAACTCATTAcaaatcaaaacattttgtCAAATATTTGGCATACAACaacttaaaaaacataaattcaattattatcacaacaatgtttaaatatgtctttagtacttgcaattataattttatttatttattttgatcctCATAAGCTTTTTTGTTTGGTTAACATCTCTgcaaatatagtttcattttatAATAGTCCTCCTATCCAATTTatgttacaaaaattataacatattaaaacataaccattttttaacaaaaaaaactaaaaaatagttaaattataacattttttaacctaaaattaatcacaaatatTTTAGTCTTCTTCTATAAAAAACCTAAATCGTATTTTCTTCATCGTCGTTTCAGTTATCTTCCAGTCGTAGAATTCTTCGTGTTGTGTCGCAATTTATTTTGAAGTACCTATTGaaattacaacaacaaccaaatataaacactaaaataaaaaatataaaaacataacactaaaataaacaaaaaaaacttaccTTAGTGATTAAGAGGTGATGAATGAAGGGTGAAGATTTAGTGTGGATTTAAggtaaaaaaaagtgaaattgagtttgatttgagaGTAACGAAGATTTAtagagttttaaatttagaaaatagaaTGAATGAGAGAAAAGAACGTTCCACCTTTTATTAAAGTACCTACCACTAACTTAACAAACCAAATTCAGTATCTTATAagagatatattatatttttctggGATTTGGCATACTACGGGGTAAAAAATTCTCGAATAAAACTAATGGTAATCTAAGTATAAAGATATAATagaatataattttcattttttttagttttgctTTTTAAGCCTGTAGTCCAATATTCCCTGGATCAATTATTCAATGTATGTCCGGCCAAGTTTGATGTGTATTTTCTGATTCATTTTTGTTGAATGCttcttttattctatttataaaatacCAAGAATAACATTAATAGAAGCTGTCAATATCGTTTTGTTGTGAACATAGTTTCAGATACAATTCAGGTTTTTAACTTTACGAGTAttgtgaaaaaattatttataattataaaatattttaattcaattaataaatatcaatattgttaaataaaatgttttattttaatttaaatttgagacaTTGTAATTAcgtatataaattttagataataATTACCATTCTgtttttagataaaaaagaacataattgttaaaaaacacaataaaagGCAAAATGTGTACctttatatcaattaaatatttataaactaataattattaattgacaTCTCCATCAAAAGATCGAAATGAAGAGTACTCTTACCGGTTGTTAGCCTTAGTAAATTGCATGCATTCTTGTTGTTAAATATTTGGAATAAATTAAAGTAGCTTGCAGCTAATTTGTTTAGGACCATGCTGTATTGACTTTCATGTATGCTTCTTTTGGAATCAAGGAAacgtatttaattaattattattagtgCAATTTTTCTACATCTTTTAATGCCCGCTTCCAACTTAGTTAGATACTCCATTTTTTCCTATGATAGCAATAACACGTTTGATTTAGGCCTTAgccttttcttttatttgtttcacaataaaaaaaatgttcaaaagtGCTCTAAAACaattgttaaaaaatcaaataaaaaatattatcttgaAGTATGCATTCAAcactataaaaatattaaaaaaaagacttttttaatataaaactcTTTTTTAGTTCCATCCTACATACcctaaaaaaataacaacagcTTTGATTTCAAAAATCTCCACAAATAAATTCTAGAACAAAAAGGCTAGCATACTTTTTAGCCATAGAAAATGCAATATTAAATTAAAGCCATGAACAACTTTGAACTATCTCTTTCCAAGTCTTCGATCTACATGTGGTGCACATTAGAAAAACTGAcaatttctatttaattttgtataacATATGCTATATGATTGACTTATGACTTTGGCCTGCCTTTGTTCATAGGTAAAGAAATTATGTGATCATAACAATTTGAAATCTCCGTGGTCGGTCATTTTGTTGGCTACAAAAACATTAACCCCTCTAAGaggttaaataattaatcacttTCTGCCTTCGTCGAAAGGGCACATATTTCGTTAAAGTTTATCTTTTGGTATTAAAgaatcacattttttatttcttcttgtTAGTTTTGTTTTTGGCCCAAAACCCATAAATTAAGCAGAGGCACGGTAGCATCTTCCAACAATAATATTTGCCACTTGGCAAAATCTCATGCTTACAAATTAAAGTGCATTCTTCCTACGTTTGAGTGTGTGAAAGTGAAACTGTGTTTTTCTTCGTGTTGAAATCTTTATCCTATGTGGAAACTACTaagttaaaagttaaaacaatCCCATGAGTCAAAAGGGAAATGGATTCCAGATTCTCAAATATAAATAGTGACTGCAGCTTAATCTTGactatcttattttaattgttaaataaaaCTCTTCCGTCTCATTTtagatgttttatatatttcaaattattattgttttataatattaatttttttaattaatatatttttatttataatatttcaattttttaatttaagtaattataattaataagaaaatatttttatttttaatcgaATGTCTCTGAATGCATGACTGCAGAAAGTTCTGGAAGTCCAGTCAAAAGAGTTAAACAATTAATCGGTCACCAAATTACATTTACAGCTAAGCTAAGCATCTCCACGCACTTTATAATCGCGTGGTCCCATTATCCTTCTCAAGTCAACTTCTTTTCTGTATATACTCTTCCACTTGAGACCAAATCTAATGCAtcctttttatatattaaatcttattttttataagaagaGAAAACTTAGAGCATTCTATTAAGTGTTTTTCttactgtttttaattttaaattaaaatgtaattttttttttgttataataaattttaagtaaaatatcaatttaaaacaTCGCCAATAAACACAGCAAGTACCATATTATGAAATACATTCATTGTTAGCAAGCCTATACATTTTATTTTCGAAAATTACATGCAAGAATTCATTCATGTGCAATTCAAAAACATTTTCCTAATGTTCATGCAGCCAAGTTTAAATTAAAGCAATCTAAGCTAAGTAATAAAAGGCTCAAAACGGCAACAAAGCCATCCCTATTAATCCTTTACCTTATGGGGGAAAAGAAACTTGATACACACATATCAAGGAGTATGAACTTTAGGTAAGTCTGTCTGATATAATAACCAACAAAGGCAAAAATAATACTAGTAGGACATCAAATCAAAGGTATCCCCCACTCCATTTCACCACAAAGTCAAAACCAAAACAACCCTACACACAATACCACCAAATAACCCCCTAAAAAACACTAAATTACTATTTAGTCGTCACTCCTGACAACAGTACAAATTACCTCAAATTATTCCAAAAACACCATAAATGTAATTTCCAAAAAAAGCCGAcccattttattttgtttgtaaggTTGACAAGCCAAACAAACCCATCTTTcatcttctctttctttcaCTCCTCCTTTTCCTTATCTTgcagcaaagcaaagaaaaaactaaaagagatataaaaataaaataaaattgaatggACCAGAATCTACATAACCTATTCGTCAAACATAGGAAAGTCATTTTCACCAACGCtgcattctttttttttttcccacgGTACAGAAAAATTAGAAATTCAGAGAAAACAAAAAGTCTTTGGAAATTCAGTccctttttcttattttttattattttcttaatacgCGGATTCGGCCgaattttctttttccttcttaattctcaaaatttccatctccttcttTATCTATTCTTATTAACCCTTTGAACATTCAAACCTCCACCcaacaccaacaacaacaacaaaacaacaataacaactgTTTCATAGTCTTCCTTGTCTTTCGTATGCTGTTTCAAAATTTTCCCAGAAAATAATATTCCACAGATCTGGTTAATACTTTCTcggaaaatttcaaatttcgcAAGTCTTTGCCTTTCACCCCTTGAAATTGTTTTAAAAGTTTTCAAAGGTGGGTTTCAGAAACCCTAgaaaattcatttcaaaattaaaatggctTCAGGGGCAATTTTCTCTTCGCTGCGGCGGCGAAGATCGCCGACGTTGGAAGCTTTTCTTGCTCCCGTTGATTTAAGCGATGTCGCTTTGGTTCAGACCCTTATGGCGGTGGCGAACGAGCTTGTGTGTTGTTTTTCAAAGCGTTCCTTTTTCTTTCAGAGGAAAAATTCACGGTCTTTGATCAGAAAAGTTGAAGTTTTTCAGTTTCTTTTGGAGTATTTGAATGATTCAGGTTCTTCCCTTCCACCTACAGCTTTGCTTTGTCTTAAGGAGCTTTATTTGTTGTTGTATCGTTCCAAGATTCTTCTTGATTATTGCGCGCAATCGAGTAAGTTGTGGCTTTTGCTTCAGAATCATTCGATTTCGGGTCATTTTCATGATTTGAATCAAGAGATTTCGACCCTTTTAGATGTTTTTCCTGTTAAGGATGTTGGTTTGAGTAAGGATGTTAGGGAACAGGTTGAACTTTTGTTGAATCAGTCAAGGAGGGCTAAGCTTTTTATAGATATGGAAGATGATGCTCTTAGGATTCGTTTCTTTTTGTTTCTTGATGAGTTTGAGAATGGGAGGATTCCTGATTCGGCCGAATTGCGATCTTTCTATGTTGATAAATTGCAGATTGTTGATGCTGCTAGTTGTAGGATTGAAATTGAGGCTTTGGAGGAGCAGATTGTTAATCATGAGGGTGATATTGAGCCAACAATTTCTGTGCTTAAAGGGTTGGTGGCTATGACTCGGTATTGTAGGTTTTTGCTTTTCGGTTTTGAGGAAGATGAACTTGATTTGGAAAATGGAAGTCAGAAGAAACCAAAGAAGGGTTTGATTACTCAAGAAATTGCTGATACATTTTTAACTGTTCCAAAGGACTTTTGTTGCCCAATATCATTGGATTTGATGAGAGATCCCGTGATTATTTCCACCGGTCAAACTTATGATAGGAGTTCAATTTCAAGGTGGATGGATGAAGGGCATACAACTTGCCCGAAAACTGGTCAAATGCTTGCTCACACTCGTCTTGTCCCGAATCGCGCCTTGAGGAATTTGATTGTGCAGTGGTGTAGCGCTGACGGAATTCCCCTTGATCCACCAGAGGTGATGGATGCAATGAGCGAAGCTTTTGCATCAGCATGTCCGACCAAAGCGGCCCTTGAAGCCAACAGAGCCACAGCAACGCTTCTCATTCAACAGTTAGCTAATGGATCGCAATCTGGAAAGACTATAGCTGCTCGGGAGATTCGATTGCTTGCAAAAACCGGCAAAGAAAATCGCGCCTTCCTTGCAGAAGCGGGTGCAATTCCTTATCTTCGGAACTTACTTTCATCGCGTAATTCCGTTGCTCAGGAGAATTCAGTTACTGCATTGCTCAATCTATCCATTTACGATAAGAACAAAAGCCGGATCATGGATGAGAGAGGTTGTCTTGGATCAATTGTCGATGTGTTGAGATTCGGACATACAACAGAAGCAAGAGAAAATGCTGCTGCAACATTGTTCAGCCTATCAGCAGTCCATGACTATAAGAAGATAATTGCGGATGAAACGGGAGCTATTGAAGCCTTGGCAGGACTATTGCAAGATGGAACTCCTAGAGGGAAAAAAGATGCAGTAACAGCTTTGTTCAATCTTTCCACACACACCGAGAATTGTGTTCGGATGATTGAGGCAGGAGCCGTGACAGCTCTAGTTGCGGCTTTGGGGAACGAAGGAGTTGCCGAAGAAGCAGCTGGTGCCTTGGCCTTAATCGTTCGTCAGCCATTTGGAGCCAAAGCAGTAGTAAATCAGGAAGAAGCAGTAGCAGGATTGATAGGAATGATGCGCTGCGGAACACCGAGGGGGAAAGAGAACGCGGTTGCAGCATTGCTCGAGTTATGTCGGAGTGGTGGTTCAGCTGCAACCGAAAGGGTGGTAAAGGCACCGGCTTTGGGTGGATTACTTCAAACCCTACTTTTTACCGGGACAAAGCGAGCTAGACGAAAAGCAGCTTCACTTGCTAGAGTGTTTCAGAGATGTGAAAATGCATCTCTACATTATGGTGGATTAGGTGTAGGCTATGCATTTGCTAGCAATTCAGCTCAAACTAGGGATACAAGCTTTGCTGGTGATGTTTCAGTACCAATGTCCATCTCTGTACCTGTATTATAGTGGTAACACTTCTGTGTTTGTAATTGTTTAAGTTCCCATTTTTTTATTGGAAGTCTTTACAGATTCTTTCATTGAAACTTTAAAAGTcataaaaaattacatcaatACCATATGTATTCTAAGAGATTCACATCAATGTTGTTGTTGAGTAGTTAGCTTCAGCACATGTGTAATGTTGAGTTATATGAAGACAGAATAGAGAATGCTCTACAAAAGAGTTAAACCATTTCTGGTGTcatattttgtttcatgttttttttccctttttggccacaacaacaaattaatctTAATAGTCAAAATTGAAAGGGCTTATCCTAGATTAGTAATTCCACTTAATGTTCACAATTCATGATAACTGTAGGGCCTAAAATGTGCTCATGCAATCATTTCATTTTACTATAATTCGTTCTGCttgcattttttatttccttgcATTGTGTTATTGGGGACATTTGTGCGGGTCATCATATTACTTTTCACCACAAATTCATAAACTATCTAGCAAAAATACACTATGCTTTTaatttcttgttttcttttggAAAGAATATTCATAATGCTTCAAGTGGCAATCTATTTATTTGCGTCTAATTATACATTGTACTAGAGTTTCAGAAGTTAATATTGTAGAGTCTAAAGCCCCCAATTGTTACAGATTCTAAAAAACAatgatgattttaatatttataatatagatatatcttttagatatttaaaagtaaataaaaagttGTTTGTGTTTATTCTGTCGTagtaaaaagttaattttttttgaataattaattaatattttttctaagtTACTAAAAACagctttttattttaagtattttttaaattataatcatattttagtttcatttttcTTTCCAAACTTTAACAAATAGACATAAACttacaaaagtatttattttatctaaaaaataattattttatgaaaaaaaatttaccacacGCATTCTAATACTATTTTATGAGTTatgattaaataaatcatttctgtctttagtcatttaaattttaccaacctataaaaaaatttcatttattaaatacAGTCAATCCCATatagtttgaattgtaaaataaaaatagattaaaatgaTGATtcacttattatattttaatttgatattgtgCTCATGCAATCATTTCATTTTACTATAATTCGTTCtgtttgcattttttatttccttgcATTGAGTAGATGGAGACATGTGTGTTATTGGGGACATTTGTGCGGGTCATCATATTACTTTTCACCACAAATTCATAAACTATCTAGCAAAAATACACTATGCTTTTaatttcttgttttcttttggaaaaaatattcataatgcTTCAAGTGGCAATCTATTTATTTGCGTCTAATTATACATTGTGCTAGAGTTTCAGAAGTTAATATTGTAGAGTCTAAAGCCCCCAATTGTTACAGATTCTAAAAAACAatgatgattttaatatttataatatagatatatcttttagatatttaaaagtaaataaaaagttGTTTGTGTTTATTCTGTCGTagtaaaaagttaattttttttgaataattaattaatattttttctaagtTACTAAAAACagctttttattttaagtattttttaaattataatcatattttagtttcatttttcTTTCCAAACTTTAACAAATAGACATAAACttacaaaagtatttattttatctaaaaaataattattttatgaaaaaaaatttacaacacGCATTCTAATACTATTTTATGAGTTatgattaaataaatcatttctgtctttagtcatttaaattttaccaacctataaaaaaatttcatttattaaatacAGTCAATCCCATatagtttgaattgtaaaataaaaatagattaaaatgaTGATtcacttattatattttaatttgatatggTTGTTTGTGGTCATTTTAGCACAAAGCGTGtttgtataaattaaatatattgtcAAATTTTTTAGTCAACAAATTGGCTGGCAGTTTACTCAAGTGCGTAACACGCAGGATTCTTAAATTCTTAGTTAACACACTCCACAAGTTCTCTCTACCAACCAACTACTAGTAGAATCTAACATTATACggattaattttctttctttatgtCCACCATGACATCAATAAacctttttttatctttaatataCTACTAGCATAAAGTTAGAACGAACGTAGAGCACACAAACAAGAGATGTTTTGTGCCTTGATTTTTGATTCATGTGTGCTTGGAGAAAGCACTTATGCATTTGTGTCATCAAATGGTacaaaagaatattttatagttatatttacaaattaattcaactcttatttttattaaatatttatttataatataatattttaatttatctttttttaattatcaaataatttatttctattaattataatttttttgctactctctagttttatttataactaAAAGTAAGTTAAAGaaagatcatatattattaaatatatcaattttctttaatttttttttgtttataaataacatcaaaggaaatattaaattaagtcATTTATAGTATTTCCTCTCTTTTTACCAAAGACAGCTTTATTTTTTGTAGAAATATTTTCATATGTTTTTTATAATGGTTAATTATGAAGATCTTGAAAAGATGGAAGATATTTCAAAGAGGGGATTATTCTCGAAACCAAAATTATTGGCTCCATTGAGTGGTGCATAATAGTCATGGGAGTCATCACTTGTTCTTCTTCCACATTCAACATAATGACACATACAGCCAATTGATTACCAAGTTTTGCTCCAATTACATTCATGCATTGTAAACgtcaaaaaatattcaattgaatttttaacacCAAGCGAAGATTATGTTACTTCTCTCCTTAAATATAAATCTTTagtgtaaattttattttattaagaaaatttgataatataaaatatgtttatttaatataaaaaatgattaaaatacattaatgtACTGTTAATTAAGATaaagtttgaaaaataaataaatatatctaataaattgaacataaattatattaagaGGCAAATTCTTTTGTATTTAATGAGTATTTATTAGGACCAGAGGTAGTATATGGTGTTTAACAATTTATGTGTAAGGATTTGACTAATGTGATAATTCACGAGGACGGATGAATCTAGAAATTAATAGAACGGAAaactaacaaaattaattgataatattacaaaacaaaaacgtagataataataattcaaaggACACATGTTAAGAATTCTATCGTAAATAtatcttaataaaataaaatgtacaatttttaataagaaaaatatataatttttaatataaaatttatatttttttattagtatactaataaataataagtgTCTAAGAATACATATTAACatatacttaattaaaaaaatataagtaatcaGATATACTCAcatatgtgtttttttaatatatataatataattatatatattagtattgAATATGGAACATACCTTGTAAAATaccaaatattatataaataataataaataagctATTAGAAATTTGGGTAGGGGGAGGGGCTGGAGCCTACCCTTGATACTCTAGATAAGTCCCTCGTCGagagtaaaaaaacaaaagaaaacaatcgaattactcataatttgttaagtacacatataatataaattatagtcATATTAATAAGTGTCTttaaacacatgttaaataaataaataaaaatcaaatcaaagtattatgtaaaaaaagttatttcttgAATTTTTAAAGTGTAGAATGCACtacttttatttctttatttgattttcttaacATTTTTCTATAAACTATTAATCTAGCACTCATTTTGTAACgaagtataaataaaaataataattaaaaatttgatatatagaTAGTATTATAATTAAGTATAtcagttatgatttttatttttattttatttcaagagTAAGAAGattttagtttcaatttttatgCACAAAATTCGAATTTCTTATATTTCAGTTTCAATTTGCTataccaataaaaaaaattgttaaatctttcgtaaaaaaaagaaagaacgaAAATTGTTGAATTTGTAATTTCAAATTCTCTCATGCATGCGCATTGGCTGTGGTGTTGCAAATTATTAATAGTGGCTCTATTAACCTTTTGAAAGGAAACTTAAGGGTTTCAGTTAGACACACATACATGTCtcattgattaaaattatttcattacaaGCATGATCTTCTTCTTGAGATTCTTTCTTTAACGGGTGAGGTAAGGTGGGGCATGCCTTTATCATTCGAGTGTTTAATATTCATGACTAAATGAATGGTAAAGTGAGTGGAGGCATACAAATAATTAGTGATTTTGCTAGACTTGTATTGTATTTAGAGACATGATGGCACAGTTGAGCTTGAATGACATGCCGCATTTGGAGTAAAAAGGTTGTTAATGATGacactaacaaaatatatatataataatttacagTCGTGATTGGAGGTATGCTACTAACATCTTGTTTCACGAAAAAATATAGATGATACAATTTATATGATAATTGTAATATTAttgtttagattttaaaatttacaatattataattcTAATTGTGATTGTGAatgacaatttaaaattatgtttattcaTATAGTTGGATTTTAAGGGCGAAGGAAAATTGTTGAGTTTTAAGTCTAAGTGATTAGTCCTATATCAGGTATGAATGTAGTAAATGTTGATTATATAAGAGTAATGATTTATATACCTAATATTTAAGGAGGTTTTGAGTTGAGATGTTGTATCAAAGTCTTTTATGATTCTAAATCATTTGGTAAGTTGTTTTCCAAATAACTCAAGTAGAGCATTTTGGATCCCAACAATGAGTTGATTTactttgttaatatttttgtgAAGAAAACCGTATGACTTTAGTTTGAAAAAATTGGATTTTGTACTCTCTCAATTATACATGTACctcttatttataatttttatttcttaatttgttaaaataccTCTAAGtgaatagtaaaaattaaaacaaatttagaTAATcgaacatactctcacattccaAAAAAGTAAACTTTTATCACTGAAATTCTCTAATCGAAAATctcatttttctaaaatttctgGTAGTTCAGAACTTTATGATTTTCGAAATTTCTAATAATTATATTGTGTATtgaaccttaaaccttaaaaaaaaaaaattaatataagagatttcaaattttgaaatttctgtaaaataaaatttattatcgaaaatttcaaaatttaatttttcagaaaataaatAACTACCGAAAAATTATGGTACACAAACTATcagaaattttgatttttttttaaaattcagaatattttaataatctaaAGAAGTTTGcacattgaatttttttaaaataaaatttccggtaatattaatttgtctactgaattttggagaaaaaaatttACTGCTGAAAATTTTAGTGAAATGACATGATTTTGgaacaatttttttacaatacaattaatttatt
Protein-coding sequences here:
- the LOC101514941 gene encoding U-box domain-containing protein 17, producing the protein MASGAIFSSLRRRRSPTLEAFLAPVDLSDVALVQTLMAVANELVCCFSKRSFFFQRKNSRSLIRKVEVFQFLLEYLNDSGSSLPPTALLCLKELYLLLYRSKILLDYCAQSSKLWLLLQNHSISGHFHDLNQEISTLLDVFPVKDVGLSKDVREQVELLLNQSRRAKLFIDMEDDALRIRFFLFLDEFENGRIPDSAELRSFYVDKLQIVDAASCRIEIEALEEQIVNHEGDIEPTISVLKGLVAMTRYCRFLLFGFEEDELDLENGSQKKPKKGLITQEIADTFLTVPKDFCCPISLDLMRDPVIISTGQTYDRSSISRWMDEGHTTCPKTGQMLAHTRLVPNRALRNLIVQWCSADGIPLDPPEVMDAMSEAFASACPTKAALEANRATATLLIQQLANGSQSGKTIAAREIRLLAKTGKENRAFLAEAGAIPYLRNLLSSRNSVAQENSVTALLNLSIYDKNKSRIMDERGCLGSIVDVLRFGHTTEARENAAATLFSLSAVHDYKKIIADETGAIEALAGLLQDGTPRGKKDAVTALFNLSTHTENCVRMIEAGAVTALVAALGNEGVAEEAAGALALIVRQPFGAKAVVNQEEAVAGLIGMMRCGTPRGKENAVAALLELCRSGGSAATERVVKAPALGGLLQTLLFTGTKRARRKAASLARVFQRCENASLHYGGLGVGYAFASNSAQTRDTSFAGDVSVPMSISVPVL